From Actinomycetota bacterium, the proteins below share one genomic window:
- a CDS encoding FtsX-like permease family protein has product MFRAALRSVLARKVRLLLTGLAVLLGVSFMSGTYVLTDTMTAAFNDLVDTGYAQIDVLVRRESAFTAQTSSLEEREAMPDSVLSTVEDVPGVDRAVGDVIGYAQIVNPATGKVIGTFGPPTAAASWDTLTGFTVEAGRAPQGDDEVVIDSGSAESNDIGIGDRVEILFEGPPGEFDVVGIAGYGEGGSLFGATFALFDLPTAQRVLGKEGELDSIAVVADEGESGTALANRVTAAVPDGIEAVPASTVITEQQDQIGEGLGYLRTAFLVFAYVALFVGAFIIFNTFAIIVAQRTRELALFRALGATGRQVLSTVVAEAFIVGVVASAIGVVVGIGIAIGLKGLLSSIGVDLPSSGTVIQLRTVVVSIVVGTVITVVAAVVPARRASRIAPIEALREAQDRPGRSLRFRLVSGAVVLAVGVGLLTYGLFGTPDNALQLVGAGVALTFIGIAMLTPLIARPVAATIGIPVRALGVPGKLARENAIRNPRRTAATASALMIGLGLVVFVAVFGASAKASTSAVLDRTLRADFILTSPTFTGFSTSAAEDVRDVPGVATVSQVRQAEAKVDRGTAFLSGIDPTTFSAVSEAGVLSGSIADLSQPNTLAVFEDHAQDNGWSVGDVVHAQFPATGDIDLEIVAIYEENGLIGDWAISLDTFDENVVAQQLDIFVLVKVEQGTNAAAVRPELERALQAYPNMEVQDQAEFRDQYTTFLNTVLNLVTGLLLLAVFIALFGVMNTLYLSIYERTRELGLLRAVGLTRRQTRSMVRREAGIISVMGALFGVVVGIAFGWAMQQALAPEGFTELGIPGGQIAAYVIAAAILGWMFAFLPARRAARLNLLQAIAYE; this is encoded by the coding sequence GTGTTCCGAGCGGCGCTGCGCAGCGTTCTGGCGCGCAAGGTCCGGCTGCTCCTCACGGGCCTCGCCGTCCTGCTCGGCGTGAGCTTCATGTCCGGCACGTACGTCCTCACCGACACGATGACGGCCGCGTTCAACGATCTCGTGGACACCGGCTACGCGCAGATCGATGTCCTCGTACGTCGAGAGAGTGCGTTCACCGCACAGACGAGCAGCCTGGAGGAACGCGAGGCGATGCCGGACTCGGTGCTGTCAACGGTCGAGGACGTCCCCGGTGTGGACCGGGCCGTTGGCGATGTCATCGGCTACGCGCAGATCGTGAACCCAGCGACAGGGAAGGTCATCGGGACGTTCGGGCCTCCGACCGCCGCGGCGTCGTGGGACACGTTGACTGGCTTCACCGTGGAGGCGGGCCGAGCGCCGCAAGGCGACGACGAGGTGGTGATCGATTCAGGATCGGCTGAGAGCAACGACATCGGCATCGGCGACCGAGTGGAGATCCTGTTCGAGGGGCCGCCGGGGGAGTTCGACGTCGTAGGCATCGCCGGCTACGGGGAGGGGGGGAGCTTGTTCGGCGCGACCTTCGCGTTGTTCGACCTCCCCACCGCACAACGGGTCCTGGGGAAGGAAGGTGAGCTCGACTCGATCGCCGTCGTGGCCGACGAAGGCGAATCGGGCACCGCGCTCGCCAACCGCGTCACCGCCGCGGTCCCCGATGGGATCGAGGCCGTCCCCGCGTCGACGGTCATCACGGAGCAGCAGGACCAGATCGGCGAGGGTCTCGGGTACCTCCGCACAGCGTTTCTCGTGTTCGCCTACGTCGCCCTGTTCGTGGGGGCGTTCATCATCTTCAACACGTTCGCGATCATCGTCGCGCAGCGGACGCGAGAGCTCGCCCTGTTCCGGGCGCTCGGTGCGACCGGACGACAGGTGCTGAGCACGGTCGTCGCCGAGGCGTTCATCGTCGGGGTCGTGGCCTCGGCCATCGGTGTGGTCGTCGGCATAGGGATCGCCATCGGCCTGAAGGGTCTTTTGTCATCGATCGGCGTCGACCTGCCCTCGTCGGGAACGGTGATCCAGCTTCGGACGGTGGTCGTCTCGATCGTGGTCGGTACGGTCATCACCGTCGTGGCCGCGGTCGTCCCCGCGCGTCGCGCGTCTCGGATCGCGCCGATCGAGGCGCTTCGAGAGGCACAGGACCGTCCCGGCCGGTCACTTCGGTTCCGACTCGTGAGCGGCGCCGTCGTGCTCGCAGTTGGGGTCGGTCTCCTGACATACGGCCTGTTCGGGACGCCCGACAACGCGCTCCAGCTGGTGGGCGCAGGCGTGGCGTTGACGTTCATCGGCATCGCGATGCTGACGCCGCTCATCGCCAGGCCGGTGGCTGCGACGATCGGTATACCGGTGCGGGCACTTGGCGTTCCGGGCAAGCTCGCCCGGGAGAACGCGATCCGCAACCCGCGCCGAACGGCGGCAACGGCGTCGGCATTGATGATCGGCCTCGGCCTCGTGGTGTTCGTGGCGGTCTTCGGGGCGTCGGCGAAGGCTTCGACTTCGGCGGTCCTCGACCGCACACTTCGGGCCGACTTCATCCTCACGTCGCCGACGTTCACCGGGTTCAGCACCTCCGCGGCCGAGGATGTTCGTGACGTTCCCGGGGTGGCGACGGTCTCGCAGGTTCGCCAGGCGGAAGCCAAGGTTGACCGCGGGACAGCCTTCTTGTCGGGGATCGATCCGACCACGTTCTCCGCCGTGTCAGAGGCGGGGGTCCTCAGTGGATCGATCGCCGACCTGTCGCAGCCGAACACGCTGGCTGTTTTCGAAGACCACGCGCAGGACAACGGGTGGAGCGTCGGCGACGTCGTCCACGCGCAGTTCCCCGCGACGGGCGACATCGATCTGGAGATCGTGGCGATCTACGAGGAGAACGGGTTGATCGGCGACTGGGCCATCTCGCTCGACACCTTCGACGAGAACGTCGTGGCCCAGCAGCTGGACATCTTCGTGCTCGTCAAGGTGGAGCAGGGAACGAACGCCGCAGCGGTCCGTCCGGAGCTCGAGCGCGCGCTCCAGGCGTATCCGAACATGGAGGTGCAGGATCAGGCCGAGTTCCGCGACCAGTACACGACGTTCCTCAATACCGTGCTCAACCTGGTTACCGGTCTGCTCCTGTTGGCGGTGTTCATCGCGCTGTTCGGCGTGATGAACACGTTGTACCTGTCGATCTATGAGCGGACGCGTGAGCTCGGCTTGCTCCGCGCCGTGGGGCTCACCAGACGGCAAACGCGGTCGATGGTCCGGCGGGAGGCCGGCATCATCTCGGTGATGGGAGCGCTGTTCGGCGTCGTCGTCGGCATCGCCTTCGGGTGGGCGATGCAGCAGGCCCTCGCGCCCGAGGGGTTCACCGAGCTCGGCATCCCGGGCGGCCAGATCGCCGCTTACGTGATCGCCGCGGCCATCCTCGGATGGATGTTCGCGTTCCTTCCGGCGCGACGCGCAGCCCGCCTCAACCTGTTGCAAGCCATCGCGTACGAGTAG
- a CDS encoding ABC transporter ATP-binding protein, with the protein MSTTRSPAVAPATTVAARAVDLTKIFGAGDAAVRALDSVSVTFERARFSAIMGPSGSGKSTLLHCMAGLDTPTSGNVFIGDVDLTSLSEKELTLLRREKVGFVFQTFNLVPTLTAAENITLPLDIAGDKPDPGWFDTVVDTVGLRDRLSHHPSELSGGQQQRVAGARALLSRPDIVFADEPTGNLDSKASVELLEFLRSAVNEHGQTIVMVTHDAVAASFADRIVFLQDGNIVDEMLEPTTERILDRLKALEK; encoded by the coding sequence ATGTCGACAACACGCAGCCCAGCGGTCGCGCCGGCGACCACGGTCGCCGCGCGCGCCGTCGATCTCACGAAGATCTTTGGCGCGGGCGATGCTGCCGTCCGCGCGCTCGACTCCGTATCCGTCACGTTCGAGCGGGCGCGGTTCAGCGCCATCATGGGACCGTCCGGGTCGGGCAAGTCGACGCTCCTTCACTGCATGGCCGGGCTCGACACGCCGACGAGCGGCAACGTCTTCATCGGCGACGTCGACCTCACGTCGCTTTCCGAGAAGGAACTGACCCTCTTACGGCGTGAGAAGGTCGGCTTCGTCTTCCAGACCTTCAATCTGGTTCCCACGCTCACGGCGGCGGAGAACATCACGCTCCCGCTCGACATCGCCGGCGACAAGCCGGACCCGGGGTGGTTCGACACCGTGGTCGACACCGTCGGGCTCCGCGACCGGCTGTCGCACCATCCGAGCGAGCTGTCCGGGGGACAGCAGCAGCGTGTTGCCGGCGCGAGGGCGCTGCTCAGCAGGCCGGACATCGTCTTCGCCGATGAGCCGACGGGGAACCTCGACTCGAAGGCGAGCGTCGAGCTGCTCGAGTTCCTGAGGTCCGCCGTGAACGAGCACGGACAGACGATCGTCATGGTGACGCACGATGCCGTCGCCGCTTCGTTCGCCGACCGGATCGTCTTCCTTCAGGACGGCAACATCGTGGACGAGATGCTCGAGCCCACGACAGAGCGCATCCTCGATCGCCTGAAGGCTCTGGAGAAGTAG
- a CDS encoding IPT/TIG domain-containing protein, translating to MRNARSLGVVLVVALAVVFLGAPAAVAALPTITSFNPTSGPIGTSVTITGTGFQDTSVVTAVEFNNVAATFTVNSDTQITATVPAGATDGPIDVTDSEGTAVSATNFDVTPSPLPTITSFSPTSGPVGTSVVITGTGFTGVSSVTFNNVSAAFVFNSDTQITATVPTTATTGPIRVTTPGGTATSSTNFTVQPAPTITSFTPSQGAVGTTVLITGTGFTGVSSVTFNNVSAAFVFNSDTQITATVPTTATTGPIRVTTPGGTATSAANFVVDGHGDPEPIERHRSNVTLRLRGHLAATGQVNVPDGTNACERRRLVKIQRRSEGNWRTVGKDRTTANGSYRESLPDREGKYRSVVSRSRLVNGDRCLGDVSRARTHNHPTVSDGDDDREPSCTAGYSPCIPPGPDVDCAGGTGDGPRYVMGPIRVTGSDPYGLDGDNDGIGCE from the coding sequence GTGAGGAACGCTCGGTCGCTCGGTGTTGTCCTCGTTGTTGCCCTGGCTGTCGTGTTTCTCGGCGCTCCCGCGGCCGTCGCGGCGCTGCCGACGATTACATCGTTCAACCCAACGAGCGGCCCGATCGGTACCTCGGTGACGATCACCGGGACCGGCTTTCAAGACACATCCGTGGTAACCGCAGTCGAGTTCAACAACGTCGCCGCGACCTTCACCGTCAACTCCGATACGCAGATCACGGCGACCGTTCCCGCCGGAGCCACGGACGGACCCATCGACGTTACGGATTCCGAGGGGACGGCGGTCAGTGCCACGAACTTCGACGTGACGCCGTCGCCGCTCCCCACGATCACGTCGTTCAGCCCAACGAGCGGCCCGGTCGGAACGAGCGTCGTCATCACCGGCACCGGGTTCACCGGAGTGAGCTCGGTGACCTTCAACAACGTGTCGGCGGCATTCGTCTTCAACTCGGACACGCAGATCACCGCCACGGTGCCGACGACGGCGACGACCGGCCCGATCCGTGTCACGACGCCCGGGGGCACGGCGACAAGCTCGACGAACTTCACGGTCCAGCCCGCCCCCACCATCACGTCGTTCACCCCGAGCCAGGGCGCGGTCGGAACGACGGTTTTGATCACCGGCACCGGGTTCACCGGAGTGAGCTCGGTGACCTTCAACAACGTGTCGGCGGCATTCGTCTTCAACTCGGACACGCAGATCACCGCCACGGTGCCGACGACGGCGACGACTGGCCCGATCCGCGTCACGACGCCAGGTGGCACCGCGACGAGCGCGGCGAACTTCGTGGTTGATGGGCACGGCGACCCGGAGCCCATCGAACGGCATCGAAGCAATGTCACGCTGCGGCTGCGCGGCCATCTCGCCGCGACAGGGCAGGTGAACGTCCCAGATGGGACCAACGCATGCGAGCGTCGCCGCCTCGTGAAGATCCAGCGAAGGAGCGAGGGCAACTGGCGAACGGTCGGCAAGGACCGAACGACCGCCAACGGCTCCTACCGAGAGAGCCTGCCCGATCGCGAAGGAAAATACCGCTCGGTCGTCTCGAGGAGCAGGCTGGTCAACGGCGATCGTTGTCTGGGCGACGTGTCGCGCGCACGGACCCACAACCACCCGACAGTGAGTGACGGCGATGACGACCGTGAACCGAGCTGCACGGCCGGCTACTCTCCGTGCATTCCACCTGGCCCCGACGTGGACTGCGCTGGCGGTACAGGCGACGGCCCACGGTACGTAATGGGGCCAATTCGTGTAACCGGCTCTGATCCCTATGGCCTCGATGGCGACAACGACGGGATCGGCTGCGAGTGA
- a CDS encoding adenylate/guanylate cyclase domain-containing protein: MTDEKESAPKGRGRRTAPTAPDDQSAVEPRPAESSLPTSMRAFLDGLALTASQQEAFHSALKKMADDQAAMAAAMTEPIRAALNQSASTVWAKISRDLAAAATLPTFTSSRRSEVPEPRRPEKAIPLDIKLFDRHAPKDWESQLYASDVRAALKDGRPIHVAVVAADIRSSTVLMKEAVSARAFADVLGSFVESARAIVREKGGWFDKFTGDGFLAFWPYKNGTLEDTLPNLLEAVKGVFAAFYTDAIPAFRSNSQNFPEEVGLAIGMAAGPASLGDILGPALVGAAVVGAARMVKLAPSKRTFANAYLGEILSAASQDDALGISVDWEWLKVEEQSSRAAVYSISFNDFELPE; the protein is encoded by the coding sequence GTGACTGACGAGAAGGAATCCGCGCCGAAGGGACGGGGGCGTAGAACCGCCCCCACGGCACCGGACGACCAATCCGCCGTCGAGCCACGCCCAGCTGAGAGTTCCTTGCCAACCTCGATGCGCGCGTTCCTTGATGGACTCGCACTGACCGCCTCACAACAGGAGGCGTTTCACTCAGCCCTAAAGAAGATGGCGGACGATCAGGCTGCGATGGCAGCAGCGATGACCGAACCGATTCGTGCAGCCTTGAACCAATCGGCTAGTACGGTCTGGGCCAAAATCAGCAGAGATCTAGCCGCTGCCGCGACGTTACCTACGTTCACCTCATCACGTCGCTCCGAAGTACCTGAACCGCGCAGGCCGGAAAAGGCCATTCCACTCGACATCAAGCTCTTCGACCGCCACGCGCCGAAAGATTGGGAGAGTCAACTGTATGCCTCGGACGTCCGAGCTGCGCTGAAAGATGGAAGACCCATACACGTCGCCGTTGTTGCGGCCGACATTCGGTCTTCGACGGTCTTGATGAAGGAAGCGGTTAGCGCCCGAGCGTTCGCAGATGTACTCGGATCCTTCGTCGAGAGTGCGCGGGCCATCGTCCGTGAGAAAGGAGGTTGGTTCGACAAGTTCACAGGAGATGGCTTCCTCGCCTTTTGGCCCTACAAGAATGGCACGCTTGAAGACACGCTTCCGAATCTCTTGGAGGCTGTGAAGGGTGTCTTCGCGGCGTTCTACACAGACGCGATCCCGGCATTTAGGTCGAACTCTCAGAACTTCCCCGAAGAAGTCGGGCTGGCGATTGGAATGGCTGCCGGTCCTGCTTCCCTCGGAGACATTCTTGGCCCCGCTCTCGTCGGGGCTGCCGTCGTTGGCGCGGCCCGCATGGTGAAACTGGCTCCCTCTAAGAGGACCTTTGCGAACGCGTATCTGGGCGAGATTCTCTCCGCGGCATCACAGGATGACGCGCTTGGCATCTCGGTTGACTGGGAATGGCTGAAGGTCGAAGAGCAGTCGAGTCGCGCCGCCGTGTACTCCATATCGTTCAACGACTTCGAGTTGCCCGAGTAG
- a CDS encoding site-specific integrase, with the protein MPRKSDYPKKLDNSRWLIRWREGGHHRQRTFATEREAKTYLANFTVSRSRGEVFDSSRGRMTVDEWWPQFLASFEHPPRPTTLAAYRKWFELYIGSGGTSTSPKALPPSESLGRIPLNALTPERVASWRGALRNRGAGESTVYHATQLLRTMLNRAIDFDVIARSPARAIRNRPPKPLAARALEPEELRALADAHPERFRAAVYVMGFRGLRIGELAALRTDDLDLMRGGLRVDENLVEVSGKVIIGPPKTSEGNRTISLPPFLRDILAEHLAAFSSPTNPRAFVFTSPEGGPLRPGNYRRRVFDPAVRAAGLSWRPTPHNLRDTCATMMLTAGADVVEVARLMGHTDPSVTLRRYAAVLESRRSRTDERLDEMYHSTGSVAATSADVVEIGSAR; encoded by the coding sequence GTGCCAAGAAAGTCTGACTATCCGAAGAAGCTCGACAACAGCCGGTGGCTCATCCGCTGGCGCGAGGGAGGTCATCACAGACAGCGGACGTTCGCGACAGAGCGAGAGGCAAAGACATACCTCGCGAACTTCACAGTCTCGCGGTCGCGCGGCGAAGTATTCGATTCGAGTCGAGGCCGCATGACGGTCGACGAGTGGTGGCCTCAGTTCCTCGCGAGCTTCGAGCATCCACCTCGTCCGACGACACTCGCCGCCTATCGCAAGTGGTTCGAGCTCTACATCGGCAGCGGAGGAACGTCGACGAGTCCGAAGGCACTTCCCCCTAGCGAGTCGCTCGGACGCATCCCGCTCAACGCGCTGACGCCCGAACGCGTCGCGTCATGGCGCGGTGCACTGCGGAACAGAGGAGCGGGGGAGTCGACCGTGTACCACGCGACGCAGCTTCTTCGAACGATGCTCAACCGGGCGATCGACTTCGACGTGATCGCTAGAAGCCCTGCGCGCGCTATCCGTAACCGACCACCGAAGCCACTCGCAGCTCGCGCGCTCGAGCCCGAGGAGCTGCGCGCGCTCGCGGATGCGCACCCCGAACGTTTCCGCGCGGCCGTGTACGTGATGGGGTTCCGCGGTTTGCGGATCGGTGAGCTTGCAGCATTGCGGACAGATGATCTCGACCTCATGCGCGGCGGGCTGCGGGTCGATGAGAACCTCGTCGAGGTCTCCGGCAAGGTCATCATCGGACCACCGAAGACGTCCGAGGGGAACCGGACAATCAGCCTGCCTCCGTTCCTCAGAGACATCCTCGCCGAGCATCTCGCGGCGTTCTCAAGCCCGACAAATCCCAGAGCGTTTGTGTTCACGTCGCCGGAGGGCGGACCGCTGCGCCCCGGCAACTACCGACGCCGAGTCTTCGATCCGGCCGTGCGCGCTGCGGGCCTGTCGTGGAGACCGACGCCGCACAACCTGCGAGATACGTGCGCGACGATGATGCTGACCGCCGGCGCCGATGTCGTCGAGGTTGCTCGGCTGATGGGCCACACCGATCCGTCCGTCACTTTGCGACGGTATGCGGCGGTTCTCGAGAGTCGACGATCACGTACCGACGAGCGGCTCGACGAGATGTACCACTCGACGGGAAGTGTGGCGGCGACGTCCGCCGATGTCGTCGAGATCGGGAGTGCGAGGTAA
- a CDS encoding helix-turn-helix transcriptional regulator, giving the protein MTPAQLIGRRLAEARRMRGLTQRQLGELLEPWIGKWAKQQISAAELGRRSFAAEELVALSACLEQPLGFFFHGNGEAELVFSGGQTVSTQDLPAIIHRGEVAGTIVELEALARAGELAKDALESVQAITHLAEARLRASSSLSAEGEVYRGAPKRTTTKSGPKRKGGTSAKKV; this is encoded by the coding sequence ATGACTCCGGCCCAATTGATCGGGCGACGACTTGCTGAAGCGAGACGCATGCGCGGTCTGACGCAGCGACAACTCGGCGAGCTTCTCGAGCCCTGGATTGGGAAGTGGGCCAAACAGCAAATCTCGGCGGCAGAGCTCGGGCGTCGGTCGTTCGCCGCTGAGGAACTCGTCGCTTTGTCCGCTTGCCTCGAGCAGCCGCTCGGCTTCTTCTTCCACGGCAACGGCGAAGCAGAGCTCGTGTTCTCAGGAGGACAGACGGTCTCGACACAGGATCTTCCGGCCATCATCCACAGAGGGGAAGTCGCGGGCACAATCGTCGAGCTCGAGGCGTTGGCTCGCGCAGGCGAACTCGCAAAGGACGCACTCGAATCCGTCCAGGCGATTACCCATCTGGCTGAGGCCCGACTTCGCGCGTCTTCCTCTTTGTCGGCCGAGGGTGAGGTCTATCGCGGCGCCCCGAAACGCACGACAACCAAATCTGGACCAAAGCGGAAGGGAGGAACGAGTGCCAAGAAAGTCTGA
- a CDS encoding RelA/SpoT domain-containing protein, producing the protein MTDIDALRERYLSDYASYEELASHVRRILEGATREIGLVCRFESRAKTIDSFLKKAIRKGYGDPNREIRDKAGVRVIAPFYSNLGEIAGFIRDRFNVDHFENKRSSLAYNEMGYLGQHFEVRLKESDLLDTPELTELPCEIQLHTSAETAWAAVAHDLVYKPPEGALPPPEEHQRSVYRLAAFVEVFDEEADRTLRAVSSRDRYGEARMLLALERPFYRLFAKPFDSELSIQVLSVLAQVYDPEETHRFAGIINEFVARNESKLRDLDKDYRNDERRHPLLFQPETIAVFERLETKAMALRAAWTEALPEELLEGLADVWGEDS; encoded by the coding sequence GTGACTGACATTGATGCCCTTCGCGAACGATATCTGTCGGACTACGCCAGCTACGAGGAGTTGGCGAGCCACGTCCGACGCATCTTGGAGGGCGCCACTCGCGAAATCGGCCTAGTTTGCCGGTTTGAGTCACGCGCCAAGACGATCGACTCGTTTCTGAAGAAGGCGATTAGGAAAGGCTACGGGGACCCCAACCGAGAGATTCGGGACAAGGCCGGCGTCCGTGTCATTGCGCCCTTCTACTCTAATTTGGGAGAGATTGCAGGCTTTATCAGAGACCGGTTCAATGTCGACCACTTCGAGAACAAGCGGTCAAGCCTTGCCTACAACGAGATGGGGTACCTCGGCCAGCACTTCGAGGTGCGGCTCAAGGAGAGCGACCTCTTGGATACGCCGGAACTTACCGAGTTGCCTTGTGAGATCCAGCTCCATACGTCTGCGGAGACGGCTTGGGCGGCCGTGGCTCATGATCTTGTCTACAAGCCACCCGAGGGTGCGCTGCCTCCACCCGAGGAACACCAACGCTCCGTCTATCGCCTTGCCGCGTTCGTCGAGGTTTTCGATGAGGAGGCTGATCGGACTCTGAGAGCGGTGAGTTCCCGGGACCGCTACGGCGAGGCTAGGATGCTGCTGGCTCTGGAGAGGCCCTTCTACCGGCTCTTCGCTAAGCCATTCGACTCAGAGCTTTCCATACAGGTGCTCTCAGTCCTGGCTCAAGTCTATGACCCTGAAGAAACACACCGGTTTGCAGGAATCATCAACGAGTTCGTTGCGCGGAATGAGTCGAAGCTGCGAGACCTCGACAAGGACTACCGCAATGACGAGCGCCGTCACCCGCTGCTCTTCCAGCCCGAAACGATCGCTGTGTTTGAGCGACTTGAGACCAAAGCCATGGCGCTTAGGGCCGCCTGGACCGAAGCTCTCCCCGAGGAACTACTTGAAGGGTTGGCGGATGTCTGGGGTGAGGACTCGTGA
- a CDS encoding nucleoid-associated protein: MADLGSLRIGRVIVHEVPYRLVDTEGVEPNLSDAAPPLNAELKNYFRERIRGSLRRAAFDVLFDANSTSPMPELVGALLAGSQRLVSRSKKMAQHLNAVQTGANSGGLLVVATGSLEGTASVAVLKLEKEQGVRVREATVSGKHTLSLQHIRELMLTERTRVFKAGLFWQDGDVVVGLVSDNQIPGSAVADFFLRKFLGCTLRMAPDVITRRFVDATESFINDDVLDPSRKARYQIALLSEVSRAVDRVQPRNFAIEHLEVEDQDRYLDALRNWEIPIRAFPKNLELVKSRIQKMRLDFESGLILLAPPEVAEDKLKIESRPDGRTRVEFEDELKGISGRR, encoded by the coding sequence GTGGCTGATCTCGGGTCCCTCCGAATTGGGCGTGTGATCGTTCACGAGGTCCCATATCGACTCGTCGACACTGAAGGAGTAGAGCCGAATCTGAGCGACGCTGCGCCACCGCTCAACGCAGAGCTGAAGAACTATTTCCGGGAACGCATCCGGGGGTCGCTTCGGAGGGCTGCGTTTGACGTCCTCTTCGATGCGAACTCGACATCACCTATGCCCGAACTGGTGGGGGCCCTGCTAGCGGGCAGTCAGCGCCTTGTTTCAAGGTCAAAGAAGATGGCGCAACACCTCAACGCCGTGCAGACGGGGGCTAACTCGGGCGGCCTGCTCGTCGTTGCCACTGGATCCCTGGAAGGAACCGCATCGGTGGCCGTCCTCAAGCTTGAGAAGGAGCAAGGTGTTCGAGTACGCGAGGCCACGGTAAGTGGAAAGCACACTCTGAGCCTGCAGCACATTCGAGAACTCATGCTCACTGAACGGACGCGGGTCTTCAAAGCTGGGTTGTTCTGGCAGGATGGGGATGTAGTCGTAGGTCTCGTCTCGGACAATCAGATCCCGGGTTCGGCCGTCGCTGATTTCTTCCTACGGAAGTTCCTGGGATGCACGCTGAGGATGGCACCAGACGTCATCACTAGGCGGTTCGTCGATGCCACAGAGAGTTTCATCAACGATGACGTACTGGACCCCAGCCGCAAAGCGCGATATCAGATTGCTCTACTGAGCGAAGTGTCGAGAGCCGTAGATCGGGTACAACCTCGAAACTTCGCGATCGAGCACTTGGAGGTCGAGGACCAGGACCGTTATCTGGATGCGCTACGCAACTGGGAGATACCGATTCGCGCGTTCCCGAAGAACCTGGAGCTCGTGAAGTCGCGTATTCAGAAGATGCGTCTCGATTTCGAGAGTGGTCTGATACTGCTGGCCCCGCCCGAGGTCGCCGAAGACAAGCTCAAGATTGAGTCGCGGCCGGATGGTCGAACGCGAGTGGAGTTTGAGGACGAGCTGAAGGGCATCTCCGGCCGCCGATAA
- a CDS encoding Type 1 glutamine amidotransferase-like domain-containing protein, whose translation MSATTWGPIALLGSGEFEPWAGDAERLILSEANGDGSVAILPLASAPEGETYADWAHKGLEHFGELGVPARVIEVKESGDAFKREVFDQLERASLMFFSGGNPAYLAGSVTGTPLGRALLDALERGAALAGCSAGACLMGEAAPESVTDEIDEYQWVAGLRLLPGVWVVPHWDALRDDVREYFLTHIPAEGIAVGIDESTMLVRLADTWSIHGEGSVFVRADGRNLRVRRGDQLAGALPLPIRP comes from the coding sequence GTGAGCGCAACCACCTGGGGCCCGATAGCACTCCTGGGGTCGGGCGAGTTCGAGCCGTGGGCTGGGGACGCCGAACGCCTGATTCTCTCCGAGGCCAACGGGGACGGGAGCGTGGCGATCCTTCCGCTCGCATCGGCGCCCGAGGGTGAGACGTACGCCGACTGGGCGCACAAGGGACTGGAGCACTTCGGTGAGCTCGGCGTCCCCGCACGTGTGATAGAGGTGAAGGAGAGCGGCGACGCGTTCAAGCGAGAGGTGTTCGATCAGCTCGAACGCGCGAGCCTGATGTTTTTCTCGGGTGGCAATCCCGCTTACCTAGCGGGCTCGGTGACCGGAACGCCGCTCGGTCGCGCCCTGCTCGATGCGCTCGAGCGCGGGGCCGCGCTCGCCGGGTGCAGCGCCGGCGCATGCCTCATGGGCGAGGCAGCACCCGAGAGCGTGACCGACGAAATCGACGAGTACCAATGGGTCGCGGGGCTTCGGCTGCTGCCGGGCGTTTGGGTCGTTCCCCACTGGGATGCGCTCCGCGACGACGTGCGCGAGTACTTCCTGACCCACATCCCAGCCGAGGGCATCGCAGTCGGGATCGACGAGAGCACCATGCTCGTTCGCCTCGCCGACACGTGGTCGATCCACGGAGAGGGTTCGGTCTTCGTCCGCGCAGACGGACGGAACCTGCGCGTTCGCCGTGGGGACCAGCTCGCCGGCGCGCTGCCGCTCCCGATCCGCCCGTGA
- a CDS encoding phage holin family protein: MSFDATGNGELSDTAGTAGSSTAEKRLGIAEVVRAIAADLSLLVRQQIELAKQEMSEAAKARARGVGAFVAAGVLSLFVIGFLGMTLAAALAIVLPNWLANLIVAGLFLLIALVAVIVGRASMKTPRATAERTKETLKEDVEWAKQQIRR, encoded by the coding sequence GTGAGCTTCGACGCGACGGGCAACGGTGAACTGAGCGACACGGCGGGAACGGCTGGCTCGTCGACAGCGGAGAAGCGCCTCGGCATCGCCGAGGTCGTGCGCGCGATCGCGGCCGACCTGTCGCTGCTCGTTCGACAGCAGATCGAGCTCGCCAAGCAGGAGATGAGCGAGGCGGCAAAGGCCCGGGCGCGAGGGGTCGGCGCGTTCGTCGCCGCCGGGGTGCTCTCGCTGTTCGTGATCGGATTCCTCGGGATGACGCTCGCGGCCGCGCTCGCGATCGTGTTGCCGAACTGGCTCGCCAACCTGATCGTCGCCGGTCTGTTCCTGCTGATCGCGCTCGTGGCCGTCATCGTCGGCCGAGCATCGATGAAGACCCCCCGTGCGACGGCCGAGCGCACCAAGGAGACGCTGAAGGAGGATGTGGAGTGGGCGAAACAGCAGATTCGACGGTGA